One window from the genome of Buchnera aphidicola (Neophyllaphis podocarpi) encodes:
- the fabZ gene encoding 3-hydroxyacyl-ACP dehydratase FabZ translates to MNTNINKLTFKEILNLLPHRYPFLLVDKIIKIVKYKYIKTIKNVSFNEPFFNGHFPGDPIFPGVLLIESMAQTAGILAVASMSKLEHKDLYHLVGVDKARFKNPVFPGDQITTEVYYKKYKRKIILFKSISKVNEKIICKANIMCMKK, encoded by the coding sequence TTGAATACTAATATTAATAAATTAACATTTAAAGAAATTTTAAATTTGTTACCTCATAGATATCCTTTTTTATTAGTAGATAAAATAATAAAGATAGTAAAGTATAAGTATATTAAAACTATAAAAAATGTTTCATTTAATGAGCCTTTTTTTAATGGGCATTTTCCTGGTGATCCTATTTTTCCCGGTGTATTATTAATAGAATCTATGGCGCAAACAGCAGGAATTTTGGCTGTTGCTAGTATGTCTAAGTTAGAACATAAAGATTTATATCATTTAGTTGGCGTTGATAAAGCTCGTTTTAAAAATCCTGTATTTCCAGGAGATCAAATAACAACAGAGGTATATTACAAAAAATATAAAAGAAAAATTATACTTTTTAAATCAATATCTAAAGTAAATGAAAAAATAATTTGTAAAGCAAATATTATGTGCATGAAAAAATAA